A stretch of the uncultured Campylobacter sp. genome encodes the following:
- a CDS encoding AAA family ATPase, whose protein sequence is MANLGENLTAQMQELVEKGVALAIHAKNPQTFPLHLLWAQVADSGSLLNQVFNKMNVSKDAVELEVKSKAAQLPTSSNVSKENVQISKELINSLESAKALMVSLGDSYIAVDTWIISALELPEIKQILGKFTDVLEIRKNLESIRAGRKIDSQTSDETLDSLEKYGIDLTAKALNKELDPVIGRDEEITRMMQILIRKSKNNPILLGEPGVGKTAIVEGLAQKIVAKDVPTSLANKRVVALDMSALIAGAKYRGEFEDRLKAVINEVKSAGNIILFIDEIHTIVGAGASEGSMDAANILKPALARGELHAVGATTLKEYRKYFEKDAALQRRFQPIDVKEPSVNEALQILRGIKERLEVHHGVTITDSALVAAAKLSDRYISNRFLPDKAIDLIDEAAAELKMQIESEPYELARIKREIVTLQVEKEALKMEDEAKNAARLAEIEKEIADLNEQKHALDGKFENEKAVFGGISKAKKEIDSLKSEAEIARRNGDLQRAAEIEYGKILEAANRQKELEKKWDEMKKSGVLLKNQVDEELVAEILSKWTGISVSKMLTSEKQKYLMIEEHLRESVVGQDAALHALARAIKRNKAGLNEGARPIGSFLFLGPTGVGKTQSAKALAKFLFDDERALIRFDMSEYMEKHSVSRLLGAPPGYVGYDEGGQLTEAVRRRPYSVILFDEIEKAHKDVFNVLLGILDDGRATDNKGVTVDFKNTIIILTSNIASNFIMDLKGEEREQAVKNELKNYFKPEFLNRLDDTIIFNPLDEDGLIKIVDIMFKELEKTLQNRGIKASLSEEAKKFIAGAGFDIVYGARPLRRALYELVEDPLADMILRDELESGDEIVIGANGENITISKI, encoded by the coding sequence ATGGCGAATTTAGGCGAAAATTTAACCGCGCAAATGCAAGAGCTGGTAGAAAAGGGCGTCGCGCTAGCGATACACGCGAAAAATCCGCAAACCTTTCCGCTTCACTTGCTTTGGGCTCAGGTCGCAGATAGCGGCTCGCTACTAAACCAAGTCTTTAACAAAATGAACGTTAGCAAAGACGCCGTGGAGCTTGAAGTAAAAAGCAAAGCCGCGCAGCTACCGACAAGCTCAAACGTGAGCAAAGAAAACGTGCAAATTTCAAAGGAGCTCATAAACTCTCTTGAAAGCGCAAAAGCTCTGATGGTGAGTCTGGGAGATAGCTATATCGCGGTGGATACGTGGATTATCTCGGCGCTTGAGCTGCCTGAGATCAAACAAATTTTAGGCAAATTTACGGACGTTTTAGAAATCCGCAAAAATTTAGAAAGCATCAGGGCAGGGCGTAAGATAGATAGTCAAACCAGCGACGAGACGCTAGATAGTCTTGAAAAATACGGCATCGATCTAACCGCAAAGGCGCTAAATAAGGAGCTAGACCCTGTTATCGGGCGCGATGAGGAGATCACGCGCATGATGCAAATTTTAATAAGAAAAAGCAAGAATAATCCTATTTTACTAGGCGAGCCGGGCGTGGGTAAAACCGCTATCGTAGAGGGCCTAGCGCAAAAAATCGTGGCAAAAGACGTGCCCACTAGCCTAGCAAACAAACGCGTAGTAGCACTCGATATGAGCGCGCTAATCGCTGGCGCAAAGTACCGCGGCGAATTTGAAGATAGGCTAAAAGCGGTCATAAACGAGGTAAAAAGCGCTGGAAATATCATCCTATTTATCGACGAGATCCATACTATCGTGGGCGCGGGAGCTAGCGAAGGCAGTATGGACGCGGCAAATATCCTAAAACCCGCGCTTGCTAGAGGCGAGCTGCACGCCGTGGGCGCTACGACGCTAAAAGAATACCGCAAGTATTTCGAAAAAGACGCCGCGTTGCAACGCCGCTTTCAGCCTATCGACGTAAAAGAACCCAGCGTAAACGAAGCGCTTCAAATTTTACGCGGCATAAAAGAGCGCCTCGAGGTACACCACGGCGTGACGATCACCGATAGCGCGCTGGTCGCGGCGGCAAAGCTAAGCGACCGCTATATCTCAAACCGCTTTTTGCCGGATAAAGCGATCGATCTCATCGACGAGGCCGCAGCCGAGCTAAAAATGCAAATCGAAAGCGAGCCGTACGAGCTAGCCCGCATCAAACGCGAGATCGTAACGCTGCAAGTCGAAAAAGAGGCGCTAAAAATGGAAGACGAGGCTAAAAACGCCGCTCGTCTAGCCGAAATAGAAAAAGAAATCGCCGATCTAAACGAGCAAAAGCACGCCCTTGACGGTAAATTTGAAAACGAAAAGGCGGTTTTCGGCGGTATCTCAAAAGCTAAAAAAGAGATAGACAGCCTAAAAAGCGAGGCCGAGATAGCGCGCAGAAACGGCGATTTGCAGCGCGCTGCCGAGATAGAATACGGCAAAATTTTAGAAGCGGCCAACCGCCAAAAAGAGCTCGAAAAAAAATGGGATGAGATGAAAAAATCAGGCGTGCTGCTCAAAAATCAGGTCGATGAGGAGCTGGTGGCTGAAATTTTAAGCAAATGGACGGGAATTTCGGTCAGCAAAATGCTAACTAGCGAAAAGCAAAAATATCTGATGATCGAGGAGCATTTGCGTGAAAGCGTCGTCGGTCAGGATGCCGCTCTGCACGCTCTAGCAAGAGCTATCAAGCGAAACAAAGCGGGCCTAAACGAGGGCGCGCGTCCGATCGGATCGTTTTTGTTCCTGGGGCCTACGGGCGTGGGTAAAACGCAGTCGGCAAAGGCTTTGGCTAAATTTTTATTTGACGACGAGCGCGCGCTCATACGCTTTGACATGAGCGAATACATGGAAAAGCACAGCGTCTCTCGCTTGCTCGGAGCGCCTCCCGGATACGTGGGTTACGACGAAGGCGGACAGCTGACCGAAGCCGTGCGCAGACGTCCGTATAGCGTCATACTTTTTGACGAGATAGAAAAGGCTCACAAGGACGTGTTTAACGTGCTTTTAGGCATCCTAGACGACGGAAGGGCGACTGATAATAAGGGCGTGACGGTCGATTTTAAAAACACGATCATCATCCTCACGTCCAACATCGCGTCAAATTTTATCATGGATCTAAAAGGCGAGGAACGCGAGCAGGCGGTCAAAAATGAGCTTAAAAATTACTTTAAGCCAGAGTTTTTAAACCGACTAGACGATACGATAATCTTTAATCCGCTTGATGAAGACGGGCTAATAAAAATCGTAGATATAATGTTTAAAGAGCTTGAAAAAACATTGCAAAATCGCGGTATCAAGGCGAGCCTAAGCGAAGAGGCAAAGAAATTTATCGCGGGCGCGGGCTTTGATATCGTTTACGGCGCTAGACCTTTGCGCCGCGCGCTCTATGAGCTAGTCGAGGATCCGCTAGCTGATATGATCCTGCGCGACGAGCTTGAAAGCGGGGATGAAATCGTAATCGGCGCAAACGGAGAAAATATAACTATAAGTAAAATTTAG
- the nikA gene encoding nickel ABC transporter substrate-binding protein, protein MIKKFLVSAAFLAACFAQNPNDNTLNFAVSKNVGELNPHLYSPNEMFAQDMVYEGLVKFENGGKISPWLAKSWSVSDDGKIYTFELRRDVVFSNGEKFNAAAVKANFDAVLANRKRHEWLELARLIDGCEATGEFEVKLSLKNAYEPTLRELSLIRPFRFIAPGAMKDGGTKDGIKEPVGTGAWRLVATERGVSDTFVRNDKFYGELPKISKIVARVIPEPNTKIIALKTGEVDLVYGGEQIPIDSFNELKKEFGWAVSQPVFTLVIALNSAKFPTNDEAVRKALNLSANKDPIAQKIFFNAAKKADFLFDSSVQNSDINASAYNFDVKKANQILDAAGYATGKDGVRYKDGKALEIELVYIGSNAVQKAIGEVLRANFSKIGVRLNLKADEATIFYKKQKTGDFGAVFNSTWGAPYDPQAFLASMRLPAHADYQAQLGLTGKAQIDEKIERIALSLDAKERRDLTRDVLTRLHESAVYIPIVYETTKALWNKRVKGVEFDALKDRIPFEKMSLDAAK, encoded by the coding sequence ATGATAAAAAAATTTCTCGTTTCTGCAGCTTTTTTAGCAGCTTGTTTTGCGCAAAATCCAAACGATAATACCCTAAATTTCGCCGTTTCTAAAAACGTCGGCGAGCTAAATCCGCATCTATACTCGCCAAATGAAATGTTCGCGCAAGATATGGTTTACGAGGGGCTGGTTAAATTTGAAAACGGAGGCAAAATTTCGCCTTGGCTGGCCAAGTCTTGGAGCGTAAGCGACGACGGCAAAATTTATACGTTTGAGCTGCGCCGAGACGTCGTTTTTTCAAACGGCGAAAAATTTAACGCAGCCGCGGTAAAAGCAAATTTCGACGCCGTTTTAGCCAACCGCAAGCGCCATGAGTGGTTAGAGCTTGCTAGGCTGATAGACGGTTGCGAGGCGACGGGAGAATTTGAAGTAAAACTAAGCCTAAAAAACGCCTACGAACCGACTCTACGCGAGCTTAGCCTCATACGTCCGTTTAGATTTATCGCTCCAGGCGCGATGAAGGACGGCGGCACGAAAGACGGCATAAAAGAGCCCGTGGGCACCGGCGCATGGAGATTGGTCGCCACCGAGCGGGGCGTTAGCGATACTTTTGTGAGGAACGATAAATTCTACGGCGAGCTGCCTAAAATTTCTAAAATAGTCGCGCGCGTGATACCGGAGCCAAACACCAAAATCATCGCGCTAAAAACGGGAGAGGTCGATCTCGTATACGGCGGCGAACAAATCCCGATAGATAGCTTTAACGAGCTTAAAAAAGAGTTTGGCTGGGCGGTTTCTCAGCCGGTTTTTACCCTAGTTATCGCATTAAATTCGGCCAAATTTCCTACGAATGACGAAGCGGTTAGAAAGGCGTTAAATTTAAGCGCGAACAAAGATCCTATAGCTCAAAAAATATTTTTTAACGCGGCGAAAAAGGCTGATTTTTTATTTGACTCCTCAGTTCAAAACTCCGACATAAACGCCAGCGCGTATAATTTCGACGTTAAAAAGGCAAATCAAATCCTAGATGCCGCAGGCTACGCGACGGGCAAGGACGGCGTGCGATACAAAGACGGAAAAGCTCTTGAGATAGAGCTCGTATATATCGGCTCAAACGCCGTGCAAAAGGCTATAGGAGAGGTTTTGAGAGCTAATTTTTCTAAAATCGGCGTTAGGTTAAATTTAAAAGCCGACGAGGCGACTATCTTTTACAAAAAGCAAAAAACCGGCGATTTTGGCGCCGTATTTAACTCCACTTGGGGCGCGCCTTACGATCCTCAGGCTTTTTTAGCTTCGATGAGACTGCCGGCGCACGCTGATTATCAAGCTCAGCTAGGACTAACAGGTAAAGCGCAAATCGACGAGAAAATCGAACGTATCGCGCTTAGCCTAGATGCAAAAGAAAGACGCGATCTAACCCGCGACGTTTTAACGCGCCTGCACGAGAGCGCGGTGTATATTCCTATCGTTTACGAGACGACTAAGGCGCTTTGGAACAAGCGCGTAAAAGGCGTGGAATTTGATGCTTTAAAAGATCGCATACCGTTTGAAAAGATGAGCCTGGACGCTGCAAAATAA
- the nikB gene encoding nickel ABC transporter permease subunit NikB: MLKFIVKRLLLLIPVMFAVSVLIFALLRLNGTDAAMSYLNASGIAPTDAALAHARAQLNLDKPIFEQYAVWLKDASSLNFGASYITGRAVSEDMAHYFPATLKLAALGLFFALVFSVPMGILSAIYKDKFIDYAVRFVSFLGVCTPNFWLGFLLILLFSVHLKILPPFGDGGLSHLLMPAFAISFMSIAVNSRLIRANLLEIKSKRHVSYARMRGLSASRVLFSHVFKNASLPVITALGMHIGELVGGAMVIESVFAYPGIGRYAVEAIINNDYPVIQCFILLMAFAFAISNLVIDVLYAFIDPRIRTNA, encoded by the coding sequence ATGCTTAAATTTATCGTTAAACGTCTGCTTTTGCTTATTCCCGTCATGTTTGCGGTTAGCGTTTTGATATTTGCGCTACTGCGGCTAAACGGCACGGACGCGGCTATGAGCTATCTAAACGCCTCGGGTATCGCGCCTACGGACGCGGCTTTGGCTCATGCTAGAGCGCAGCTTAACCTAGATAAGCCGATTTTTGAGCAGTACGCGGTTTGGTTAAAAGACGCCTCGAGCCTAAATTTCGGCGCGTCATACATCACCGGCAGAGCCGTGAGCGAGGATATGGCGCACTATTTTCCGGCCACGCTAAAGCTAGCCGCGCTAGGGCTATTTTTCGCGCTTGTTTTTTCCGTTCCGATGGGCATACTTTCAGCGATCTATAAGGATAAATTTATCGACTACGCCGTGAGGTTCGTTTCGTTTTTGGGCGTTTGTACGCCGAATTTTTGGCTAGGATTTTTGTTGATTTTGCTATTTTCCGTGCATCTTAAAATTTTACCGCCTTTTGGCGACGGCGGGCTTTCGCATCTTTTGATGCCGGCATTTGCGATATCTTTTATGTCTATCGCGGTAAATTCTCGCCTCATCCGCGCAAATTTACTCGAAATCAAAAGCAAACGCCACGTAAGCTATGCTAGGATGCGCGGACTATCCGCCTCTCGCGTACTCTTTAGCCACGTGTTTAAAAACGCATCGCTGCCGGTTATTACGGCGCTTGGTATGCATATAGGCGAGCTAGTAGGCGGCGCGATGGTGATAGAAAGCGTATTTGCGTATCCGGGTATCGGCAGATATGCGGTCGAGGCCATCATAAACAACGACTATCCCGTGATTCAGTGCTTTATTTTACTGATGGCGTTTGCGTTTGCTATTAGCAACCTCGTTATAGACGTGCTTTACGCCTTTATAGATCCGCGCATAAGGACTAACGCGTGA
- the nikC gene encoding nickel ABC transporter permease subunit NikC, with amino-acid sequence MKKIWLVFACFTAFAMIFIMLFAPLLAPFDPNEIDLAAKFEPASLSHFLGTDHLGRDVFSRLLSATSISLGSAFATIFLILFLGILVGGTAGFVGGRTDQILMRICDVFFSVPTVILALFLVGVLGTGMINVVIAISVSHWAWYARIVRSIVLSLKNADYVLITRTSGASETVNFKKNMLRPIIAQCAVLASLDIGHIVLHISGLSFLGLGVKAPAAEWGVMISDAKEYVFSHPELIFYPGIAIFLCVMSFNIIGESLQERLGAVSEDR; translated from the coding sequence GTGAAAAAAATTTGGCTGGTTTTTGCCTGTTTTACCGCGTTTGCGATGATTTTTATCATGCTTTTTGCGCCTTTGCTAGCGCCCTTTGATCCAAACGAGATTGATTTAGCGGCTAAATTTGAGCCTGCTAGCCTTTCTCATTTTTTAGGCACGGATCATCTTGGCAGAGACGTATTTTCTAGGCTTTTATCGGCTACTAGCATATCGCTGGGTTCGGCGTTTGCGACTATTTTTTTGATACTTTTTTTGGGGATTTTAGTCGGCGGGACGGCGGGGTTCGTAGGCGGGCGAACGGATCAAATTTTAATGCGGATTTGCGACGTGTTTTTTAGCGTACCTACCGTCATTTTAGCGCTATTTTTGGTTGGAGTTTTAGGAACTGGGATGATAAACGTCGTTATCGCTATCTCCGTATCGCACTGGGCGTGGTACGCTAGGATAGTGCGCAGTATCGTACTAAGCTTAAAAAATGCCGATTACGTGCTGATAACTAGGACTTCGGGCGCAAGCGAAACGGTAAATTTTAAAAAAAATATGCTCCGCCCTATCATCGCTCAGTGCGCGGTGCTAGCGTCTTTAGATATAGGGCATATCGTGCTGCATATTTCCGGGCTTAGCTTTTTAGGTCTTGGCGTAAAAGCGCCCGCGGCCGAGTGGGGCGTGATGATTAGCGACGCAAAGGAGTACGTTTTTAGCCATCCCGAGCTTATTTTTTATCCGGGTATCGCGATATTTTTGTGCGTGATGAGCTTTAACATCATCGGCGAGAGCCTGCAAGAGCGCCTAGGCGCGGTATCGGAGGATAGATGA
- the nikE gene encoding nickel ABC transporter ATP-binding protein NikE, translated as MSQSLAKDILEIKNLCVSAGQTQLVRGLNLRLASGRITALVGKSGSGKTLSALALQGFTPPGLSSSADIFLNGRRLDVAARRGKIFASVMQNPKSAFNPLLSIGAHAKETADAANSSRNLTPEAGFFKAMGLGLKRAKAAFKNQPSSAQSQIKLAMRAVGLEEGALKLYPHEMSGGMLQRAMIALALLSGAKFIVADEPTTDLDLVSQAKILTLLRDATRQTGAGVLLITHDLSVVAKLADDIYVMERGELAQSGDTREIFLAPTLAATRELLRAHFALYAGMTGEFSRQRTANEAKFIKPGAYDLRTFSAQVAQDSEPGSCKLKFSEDKFTQANEPKEPEQIYAPGGLLGAAEAKFHAPSEPQGDDLKEGCKDEKRLCAEASDPNAKTNPKTNTQTGTPKNEQDAQSSDENKIAQNDKDMQNRALSPENRQKTASVSANDDLPSHDAPIFKFNDEAGFFELKSQAAEPNLDTQDGHVSHDDGYIFSFGKDNLLEQGKDINGADDEKTSLGVKNKVDKSAVNLTKNQAVWAKAHASLINENTENSPTQTQSQTADVQENVSKIALDKAASAAYGQTRQGKARPNAEENTRDSKLPPLLKACGIGCGFENVSFLGKRTRKDVLRGVSFEIRQGEALGLLGKSGCGKSTLAKVLTGLLHPSEGWVEFDGRRLNLTDLDAKREFYSQAQIVFQDAPSAVNPRLSVREVIEEPLLYLTRMPAVQRLERIRRLLKTLEIDEGFLNKKASLLSGGQLSRVTIARALAAEPRLVVLDEALSSLDAPLQTSILRVLERLKGKISFLFITHDIRLARIFCDRIVLMDEGRIAQTATAFQSFTCAAGKELEGAVLPPFPSF; from the coding sequence ATGAGTCAGAGTTTGGCAAAAGATATTTTAGAAATCAAAAATTTATGCGTAAGCGCCGGACAAACGCAGCTGGTGCGCGGGCTAAATTTACGACTAGCTTCTGGGCGCATAACCGCCCTCGTCGGAAAAAGCGGCAGCGGCAAGACGCTAAGCGCGCTAGCCTTGCAAGGCTTTACGCCCCCGGGCTTAAGCTCTAGCGCGGATATTTTTTTAAACGGACGAAGGCTTGACGTCGCGGCGCGGCGCGGTAAAATTTTCGCCTCCGTTATGCAAAATCCAAAAAGTGCGTTTAACCCTCTGTTAAGCATCGGCGCGCACGCTAAAGAGACCGCGGATGCGGCGAATTCGAGCCGAAATTTAACGCCAGAAGCCGGATTTTTTAAAGCGATGGGATTAGGGCTTAAAAGAGCTAAAGCCGCTTTTAAGAATCAGCCTTCTTCCGCGCAATCTCAAATAAAACTAGCCATGCGCGCGGTAGGGCTTGAGGAGGGCGCGCTAAAGCTATATCCGCACGAGATGAGCGGCGGCATGTTGCAACGAGCGATGATAGCTTTAGCTTTGCTTAGCGGGGCTAAATTTATCGTCGCAGACGAGCCTACGACCGACCTTGATCTCGTTTCGCAGGCTAAAATTTTAACTCTCTTGCGCGACGCGACGCGTCAAACGGGCGCGGGAGTGCTGCTGATAACGCACGATCTTTCCGTAGTGGCCAAGCTTGCAGACGATATTTACGTGATGGAGCGGGGCGAACTAGCTCAAAGCGGCGATACGCGCGAGATATTTTTGGCGCCGACTTTGGCTGCGACAAGAGAGCTTTTGCGGGCTCATTTTGCGCTTTATGCCGGTATGACGGGAGAGTTTAGCCGCCAAAGAACCGCAAACGAAGCTAAATTTATAAAACCAGGCGCCTATGATTTGCGGACGTTTAGCGCGCAAGTAGCGCAGGACTCTGAGCCGGGGTCTTGCAAGCTAAAATTTAGCGAGGATAAATTTACCCAAGCTAACGAGCCTAAGGAACCCGAGCAAATTTATGCCCCGGGAGGGCTTCTTGGCGCGGCGGAGGCGAAATTTCACGCTCCAAGCGAGCCGCAAGGAGACGATCTAAAAGAAGGCTGTAAGGACGAAAAACGCCTCTGCGCAGAGGCCAGCGACCCAAATGCTAAGACAAATCCCAAAACAAATACCCAAACGGGCACTCCTAAAAACGAACAAGACGCGCAAAGCTCGGACGAAAACAAAATAGCGCAAAACGATAAGGATATGCAAAACCGCGCTTTGAGTCCGGAAAACAGGCAAAAAACCGCTTCGGTAAGCGCAAATGACGATTTGCCTAGCCATGACGCGCCGATTTTTAAATTTAACGACGAGGCCGGTTTTTTTGAACTAAAATCTCAAGCGGCGGAGCCAAATTTAGACACGCAAGACGGGCATGTCAGCCATGACGACGGCTATATCTTTAGCTTCGGTAAAGATAACTTGCTAGAGCAAGGTAAAGATATAAACGGCGCAGACGACGAAAAAACGAGCCTTGGCGTCAAAAACAAGGTGGATAAAAGCGCCGTAAATTTAACGAAAAATCAAGCCGTTTGGGCCAAGGCGCATGCAAGCTTGATAAATGAAAACACGGAAAATAGCCCAACCCAAACGCAGAGCCAAACCGCGGACGTACAAGAGAACGTAAGTAAAATCGCGCTAGATAAGGCCGCTTCTGCCGCCTACGGGCAAACGCGCCAGGGTAAGGCCAGGCCTAACGCAGAAGAAAATACTCGAGACTCCAAGCTCCCGCCTCTACTAAAGGCATGCGGTATCGGCTGCGGATTTGAGAACGTGTCCTTTTTGGGCAAGCGTACGCGCAAGGACGTTTTAAGAGGCGTTAGCTTTGAGATAAGGCAGGGCGAGGCTCTGGGGCTACTGGGCAAATCAGGCTGCGGTAAAAGTACGCTAGCCAAGGTTTTGACCGGGCTTTTGCATCCTAGCGAGGGCTGGGTGGAATTTGACGGGCGTAGGCTAAATTTAACGGATTTGGATGCAAAAAGGGAGTTTTATTCGCAAGCGCAAATCGTATTTCAAGATGCGCCAAGCGCCGTAAATCCGCGGTTAAGCGTGCGAGAAGTTATCGAAGAGCCGCTGCTATATCTAACCCGCATGCCCGCAGTGCAGCGACTAGAGCGCATAAGGCGGCTACTAAAAACGCTCGAGATAGACGAGGGTTTTTTAAACAAAAAAGCCTCGTTATTAAGCGGAGGACAGCTCTCGCGGGTAACGATTGCGCGCGCTTTGGCGGCTGAACCTAGGCTGGTCGTTTTAGACGAGGCGCTAAGCTCTCTTGACGCGCCTTTGCAAACGTCGATCCTGCGGGTGCTTGAGCGGCTAAAGGGTAAAATTTCGTTTCTTTTTATCACGCACGACATTAGGCTCGCGCGGATATTTTGCGACCGCATCGTTTTGATGGACGAGGGGCGTATCGCGCAGACGGCTACGGCTTTTCAGAGCTTTACCTGTGCGGCGGGTAAGGAGCTAGAAGGCGCCGTGCTGCCTCCGTTTCCGAGTTTTTAG
- a CDS encoding tyrosine-type recombinase/integrase encodes MKYALDCKDSFENSFIFWLTRYVKFKLSSLSNKELRDPKALASVNFALSREIKNIDQLDGLVKSARNAGLTGINTYFNPLKKIFETLKFYELESLKQIDEELLSEVLASVTGGLSDASKKNYRISAINFFAFLDKQNEEDGKAHVFDIGLKNWGGVGGARGQKLPEFMSEDEVKRFLEAIENAEFKSNANRNKLIIKIIIFTGIRVSEALSLKRKDITEDGELYVIRIRGKGNKYRVVMIKRRLIEAHLDAIAINYINKEGYLFINKKGTRLTQAYVSRIVEQILFKAGIRKEKNGAHMLRHTFATMLYKKQKDLVLVQEALGHASLNTSRIYTHFDSEKLKLAAQVAEELSEE; translated from the coding sequence TTGAAATACGCGCTTGATTGCAAGGATAGTTTTGAAAACTCGTTTATATTTTGGCTGACTCGTTACGTCAAATTTAAGCTTAGCTCGCTCTCAAACAAAGAGCTTCGCGACCCAAAGGCGCTAGCAAGCGTAAATTTCGCCCTTAGCCGCGAGATAAAAAACATCGACCAGCTCGACGGCCTCGTAAAATCGGCTAGAAACGCGGGGCTAACTGGCATAAATACATACTTTAATCCGCTTAAAAAGATATTTGAGACGCTCAAATTTTACGAGCTAGAGAGCCTAAAACAGATCGACGAAGAGCTGCTAAGCGAGGTGCTAGCTAGCGTCACGGGCGGGCTTAGCGACGCGAGTAAGAAAAACTACCGCATAAGCGCGATAAATTTTTTCGCATTTTTGGATAAGCAAAACGAAGAGGACGGCAAGGCGCACGTCTTTGACATCGGGCTAAAAAACTGGGGCGGCGTGGGCGGAGCGCGCGGGCAAAAGCTGCCTGAGTTTATGAGCGAGGATGAGGTCAAGAGATTTTTGGAAGCGATCGAAAATGCGGAGTTTAAAAGCAATGCCAATCGCAACAAGCTCATCATCAAAATTATCATTTTCACCGGCATCCGCGTGAGCGAGGCGCTAAGTCTAAAACGCAAAGATATAACCGAGGACGGCGAGCTCTACGTCATAAGAATCCGAGGCAAAGGTAACAAATACCGCGTCGTCATGATCAAACGCCGCCTCATCGAAGCCCACCTAGACGCGATCGCGATAAACTATATAAATAAAGAAGGCTATCTTTTTATCAATAAAAAAGGCACGCGCCTAACGCAGGCCTACGTGAGCCGCATCGTCGAGCAGATACTCTTTAAAGCAGGAATCCGTAAGGAAAAAAACGGCGCTCACATGCTGCGCCATACCTTTGCCACGATGCTTTACAAAAAGCAAAAAGACCTGGTTTTGGTGCAAGAAGCGCTCGGGCACGCGAGCCTAAACACTTCGCGCATTTACACGCATTTTGATAGCGAAAAGCTAAAACTCGCCGCGCAGGTAGCCGAGGAGCTAAGCGAGGAGTAA
- a CDS encoding DUF3137 domain-containing protein, producing MTLSQAFLLTAKKQKECRAAAAGSPTLIAFCIGVFALFFAALKIFDLGTGAAFVLLILFFGLLFWVPARLKSIGKAQDEYNEFYKEVFVSALIKDIDESFTYSAYGGISQSEFNAAEIYRPSIFYSEDSVRGVYKGVKFSLCEVINHEREYPRINNKYVAIFILLKYAFDKYSDFKGSVLKCEFNKKFNGKTVAVSKDFNTKFLGEKELLDDVKFNENFRVFTTDKVEARYLLTPAFMGKLNILKAYKNTLKSPSAAFMDNKFYLFCFSRRNFFEGRLFDKLDIAEARREQRYVRQMLSVIDELNLSLDIYLK from the coding sequence ATGACCCTTTCGCAAGCATTTTTATTAACCGCAAAGAAACAAAAAGAGTGCCGAGCCGCAGCGGCGGGATCGCCTACTCTTATCGCCTTTTGCATCGGCGTTTTTGCCCTATTTTTCGCAGCGCTTAAGATTTTTGATTTAGGCACCGGAGCGGCTTTTGTTTTGCTTATATTGTTCTTCGGCTTGCTATTTTGGGTGCCTGCGAGGCTAAAAAGTATCGGCAAAGCACAAGATGAATACAACGAATTTTATAAAGAGGTTTTCGTCTCCGCGCTCATCAAAGATATCGACGAGAGCTTTACGTATAGCGCTTACGGCGGCATCTCGCAGAGCGAATTTAACGCGGCGGAGATTTATAGACCGAGCATATTTTATAGCGAAGATAGCGTGCGCGGCGTATATAAAGGCGTCAAATTTAGCTTATGCGAGGTAATCAACCATGAGCGCGAATACCCTCGGATAAATAACAAATACGTAGCCATATTTATCCTGTTAAAATACGCGTTTGATAAGTATTCGGACTTTAAAGGCAGCGTGCTAAAGTGCGAGTTTAACAAGAAATTTAACGGCAAAACGGTCGCCGTTAGCAAGGATTTTAATACTAAATTTTTAGGCGAAAAAGAGCTACTCGACGACGTCAAATTTAACGAAAATTTTAGAGTTTTTACGACCGACAAGGTGGAGGCGAGGTATCTGCTCACGCCTGCGTTTATGGGCAAGCTAAATATACTAAAAGCCTACAAAAACACGCTAAAATCGCCGAGTGCGGCCTTTATGGATAACAAATTTTATCTATTTTGCTTTAGCAGGAGAAATTTTTTCGAGGGGCGGCTTTTTGATAAACTAGACATCGCCGAGGCTCGCCGCGAGCAAAGATACGTCAGGCAGATGCTTAGCGTCATCGACGAGCTAAATTTGAGCTTAGATATTTATCTAAAATAA